One genomic segment of Catalinimonas alkaloidigena includes these proteins:
- a CDS encoding DUF2945 domain-containing protein, translating to MKEGNKVKWKWGDNWAEGKVESVFTEKTTRKIKGKEITRNGSQDNPAVYIEQSDGTHVLKLQSEIENA from the coding sequence ATGAAAGAAGGAAATAAAGTTAAATGGAAATGGGGAGATAACTGGGCTGAGGGAAAAGTGGAAAGTGTTTTTACCGAAAAGACCACCCGTAAGATTAAAGGTAAGGAAATTACACGCAATGGCTCACAGGACAATCCTGCCGTATACATAGAACAAAGCGACGGTACGCATGTACTTAAGCTTCAAAGTGAAATAGAAAATGCTTAG
- a CDS encoding Hsp20/alpha crystallin family protein — translation MTLARYNNWFPRFFDDNFTKELDQWFGNEGHAVRGTVPAVNVKENKEGFALEVAVPGMKKEDFKVEINNDVLTISAKQEDKKDEKDKEGNYTRREFHYHSFQRSFRLPKNQVDGDQVAAKYEKWCSLSECT, via the coding sequence ATGACACTAGCAAGATATAATAACTGGTTTCCAAGATTCTTTGATGATAACTTTACTAAAGAACTTGATCAATGGTTTGGCAACGAAGGCCATGCCGTAAGAGGTACTGTCCCAGCAGTTAACGTAAAAGAAAATAAAGAAGGGTTTGCGCTTGAGGTCGCAGTACCCGGCATGAAAAAGGAAGACTTTAAAGTAGAAATTAACAATGATGTCTTGACAATTTCTGCAAAGCAGGAAGACAAAAAAGATGAGAAAGATAAAGAAGGAAACTATACCCGCAGAGAGTTTCACTACCATTCATTCCAGCGTAGCTTCCGCTTACCTAAAAACCAGGTAGATGGAGATCAAGTCGCTGCCAAATACGAAAAATGGTGTTCTTTATCTGAATGTACCTAA
- a CDS encoding NCS2 family permease: MSFFRLRENQTHFKQEVIAGLTTFSTMAYIIFVNPAILAEAGMDFQSVMIATCLAGAIGSLLTGLLSNYPFAQAPGMGLNAFFVYTVVFQSGYSWQGALGIVFISGIVFILLTATGLRSAIAHALPSCILHAIPAGIGLFITLIGLNNAQIIDINQGPIIDIILGGSLEHKEVLIDQINQAPPQILQFGDLRSPAVILAVAGFILMSILMIRGLKGAILISIALITILSLMLGVTQWPDNPLILNLDLSPTFFKLNFGELFGSSDTPLFYRLMDLLIILVAFTMVDLFDTLGTLYGTAEKGGFLDKEGKLPRMNKALMADAIATTFGSLLGTSTTTTYIESGTGISAGGRTGLTAVVVAILFLLCIFLSPLAGLIPASATSPALIMVGVLMLGAVKKINFSNLEEAVPAFLVIVLMPFTYSIANGIGAGLVFYTMIKAAKGDFKSLNPVIVIISLLFVLKFILT, from the coding sequence ATGAGCTTTTTTCGTTTGCGTGAAAACCAAACCCATTTTAAACAGGAGGTCATCGCTGGTCTGACGACCTTCTCTACGATGGCTTACATCATATTTGTAAATCCAGCGATACTTGCGGAAGCCGGAATGGATTTTCAGAGTGTGATGATTGCGACCTGCCTGGCTGGTGCTATAGGTTCATTGCTGACTGGTTTACTTTCAAACTATCCGTTTGCGCAGGCGCCAGGCATGGGGTTAAACGCCTTTTTTGTGTATACCGTTGTTTTTCAGTCGGGCTACAGCTGGCAGGGAGCGCTAGGCATAGTCTTCATTTCCGGAATAGTATTTATACTGCTTACCGCGACAGGGCTTCGCTCAGCCATCGCCCATGCTTTGCCCTCGTGTATATTACATGCAATACCTGCAGGGATCGGGCTTTTCATCACACTCATTGGTTTGAACAATGCACAGATCATTGATATCAATCAGGGGCCGATCATAGATATTATTCTGGGAGGCAGTTTAGAGCATAAAGAGGTATTGATAGACCAGATAAACCAGGCCCCGCCACAAATCTTACAGTTTGGAGACCTGCGCAGTCCGGCAGTAATTTTGGCGGTGGCAGGATTCATTTTGATGTCAATACTGATGATCAGAGGGCTAAAAGGTGCTATTCTGATCAGTATCGCATTAATCACCATATTAAGCCTGATGCTAGGTGTAACCCAATGGCCTGATAATCCATTGATACTAAACTTAGACCTCAGTCCTACCTTTTTTAAACTAAACTTTGGAGAATTGTTTGGCAGCAGCGATACTCCGCTGTTTTATCGGCTGATGGATTTGCTGATCATTCTGGTAGCCTTTACGATGGTTGACCTTTTTGACACATTAGGAACACTCTATGGTACTGCTGAGAAAGGTGGCTTTTTAGATAAGGAAGGAAAGCTACCCCGTATGAACAAAGCCTTGATGGCGGATGCCATCGCTACGACTTTCGGCTCACTCTTGGGAACGTCCACTACTACAACTTATATTGAAAGCGGAACCGGTATCTCGGCTGGAGGGCGAACTGGTCTAACAGCAGTTGTGGTAGCTATACTTTTCCTGCTTTGTATTTTTCTTTCTCCACTGGCAGGTTTGATACCGGCCTCAGCTACTTCACCAGCCTTGATTATGGTAGGAGTACTTATGTTGGGGGCTGTAAAAAAAATCAATTTTAGTAATTTGGAAGAAGCGGTGCCGGCGTTTTTAGTTATCGTGCTCATGCCATTCACTTATAGTATTGCCAACGGTATTGGTGCTGGATTGGTATTCTACACAATGATTAAAGCAGCTAAAGGTGACTTTAAGAGCCTTAACCCGGTTATTGTTATTATTTCTCTTCTGTTTGTACTGAAGTTTATCTTAACCTGA
- a CDS encoding purine nucleoside permease, with the protein MRRYIALFLLITLWSCHAPETAQTPAAERIPVKVVVLAMFELGEATGDRPGEFQYWAERLPLDSVISFPQGFRDLRYNPEKDVLGMVTGIGTARAAASVMALGLDDRFDLSNAYWLVAGIAGVDPEDASAGSAAWAEWVIDGDLSHEIDAREIPEDWETGYVPLRSATPYEQPIPEDNEGAVYHLNPGLVEWAYQLTKDVELVDNEDVAKLRALYKGFPNAQKPPFVLKGDQLAAMTYWHGELMNAWANDWTKYWTEGGGNFVTSAMEDTGTLQALSFLEQADKVDINRVMVLRTASNYTMQYEGITATESLSGEKLKGKGYTAFIPALEAAYRVGSTVVNELTTNWKQYQSEIPAE; encoded by the coding sequence ATGAGAAGATATATCGCATTATTTTTACTTATTACGCTCTGGAGTTGCCATGCTCCCGAAACTGCACAAACCCCTGCAGCTGAAAGGATTCCTGTTAAAGTGGTTGTGTTAGCCATGTTTGAATTGGGAGAGGCTACCGGAGATCGTCCTGGGGAATTTCAGTACTGGGCAGAAAGGTTACCCCTAGATAGTGTAATATCTTTCCCGCAGGGCTTTCGTGACCTTCGTTACAATCCTGAAAAAGATGTATTGGGTATGGTAACCGGGATTGGCACTGCCCGGGCTGCTGCTTCTGTAATGGCCCTGGGCTTGGATGACCGTTTTGACCTTAGCAATGCGTACTGGCTGGTTGCCGGTATTGCCGGTGTAGACCCGGAAGATGCTTCCGCAGGTTCCGCAGCCTGGGCAGAGTGGGTTATAGATGGTGACCTCTCTCATGAAATTGATGCGCGTGAGATTCCCGAAGACTGGGAAACAGGCTATGTTCCCCTACGTTCGGCTACGCCCTACGAACAACCCATACCCGAAGATAATGAAGGAGCTGTGTACCATCTCAATCCAGGTTTGGTGGAGTGGGCCTATCAGCTTACAAAAGATGTGGAGTTGGTAGACAATGAAGATGTGGCTAAGCTAAGAGCACTGTATAAAGGTTTTCCTAATGCGCAAAAGCCTCCTTTTGTCCTCAAAGGTGATCAGTTGGCGGCCATGACGTACTGGCATGGTGAGCTGATGAATGCGTGGGCTAATGACTGGACAAAGTACTGGACAGAAGGGGGGGGCAACTTTGTGACTTCCGCGATGGAAGATACTGGCACGTTGCAGGCGCTTAGCTTTCTGGAACAGGCAGATAAAGTAGACATTAACAGAGTAATGGTACTGCGTACTGCCAGTAACTACACTATGCAATATGAAGGGATTACTGCTACAGAAAGCCTGAGTGGTGAAAAACTCAAAGGCAAAGGATATACGGCCTTTATTCCGGCACTGGAAGCCGCCTACCGCGTTGGGAGCACTGTTGTCAATGAGCTTACGACTAACTGGAAACAGTATCAATCAGAAATTCCTGCTGAGTAG
- a CDS encoding ThuA domain-containing protein, with protein MNIRKILKISAFTVLSIALVAALGLGAFIYKVRYGFNFYETTAPELPADLKSPAVLLFSKTNGFRHGEAIEASRPAFRQIAKVNGWSLYDTDNGAVFNPEQLSRFEVVIWNNVSGKVLNEEQRQHFKAFLENGGGFVGIHAAGDNSHQWEWYENKVIGAHFSHHPIAPQIQEAELNLETNLSITDLSKDLPQSWLHADEWYMFYDNPRNNGAQVLYMLDESNINPSGNMGFLATDKDWGMGDDHPIVWYKTVGQGKAFYSALGHQGAAFQEEDYITLLGNAIRWAGDL; from the coding sequence ATGAATATCAGAAAAATTTTGAAAATTAGCGCCTTTACTGTGCTGAGCATCGCACTGGTGGCAGCGCTTGGTTTAGGAGCGTTCATCTACAAAGTTCGTTATGGGTTTAACTTTTATGAGACAACCGCACCTGAATTGCCTGCTGACCTGAAAAGCCCTGCAGTACTCCTCTTCTCTAAAACCAATGGCTTCCGGCATGGAGAAGCCATTGAAGCATCACGCCCTGCCTTCAGACAAATAGCGAAAGTGAACGGATGGAGCCTGTATGACACCGATAATGGTGCGGTATTCAACCCTGAGCAATTATCTCGTTTTGAGGTAGTGATCTGGAACAACGTAAGTGGCAAAGTGCTGAACGAAGAACAACGTCAACATTTCAAAGCGTTTCTGGAAAATGGCGGAGGCTTTGTAGGTATTCATGCTGCCGGAGACAACTCACACCAATGGGAATGGTACGAAAACAAGGTAATAGGCGCACATTTCTCTCACCACCCTATTGCCCCTCAGATACAGGAAGCAGAGTTGAATCTGGAAACCAATCTTTCCATCACAGACTTAAGTAAGGATTTACCCCAATCTTGGTTGCATGCGGATGAGTGGTATATGTTCTATGACAATCCCCGAAATAATGGTGCCCAGGTGCTCTATATGTTAGACGAAAGTAACATCAACCCCAGCGGCAATATGGGTTTTCTGGCTACTGACAAAGACTGGGGCATGGGAGATGATCATCCTATTGTCTGGTACAAAACAGTAGGTCAAGGCAAGGCATTTTACTCTGCCCTTGGGCACCAGGGGGCAGCATTTCAGGAAGAAGATTATATAACGTTATTAGGAAATGCCATTCGCTGGGCAGGTGATTTATAA
- a CDS encoding ThuA domain-containing protein — MKKSIYNFCCFCLIVFIAACSSATSNEQQETAQDEESLDQEQTKVLVFSKTNGFRHKSIEPGIEAIKKLGQENNFSVESSEDSTIFTPDNLKAYAAIIFLNTTGDILNAEQQSAMEQYIQTGGGYVGLHSAADTEYEWPWYGKLVGAYFDGHPGNPNVREATLHVVDANHPSTEALPTDWERSDEWYNYKDINTEQNKDLIMLDETTYEGGTNGDYHPIAWYKDFDGGRAFYTGSGHTDESFSDPMFLQHLMGGIRYAMGSADM; from the coding sequence ATGAAAAAAAGCATATACAATTTCTGCTGCTTCTGTCTGATTGTGTTCATTGCCGCCTGCTCTTCTGCTACCTCAAATGAGCAACAGGAAACAGCTCAGGATGAAGAAAGTCTTGACCAGGAACAGACGAAAGTACTGGTATTTTCCAAAACCAATGGTTTCCGTCACAAGTCCATTGAGCCAGGGATAGAGGCAATTAAGAAGCTGGGACAGGAAAATAATTTCTCCGTAGAGAGCAGTGAAGACTCTACCATTTTTACACCGGATAACCTCAAAGCATATGCTGCAATCATCTTTCTGAACACTACGGGTGATATTCTGAATGCTGAACAACAGTCGGCGATGGAACAGTACATACAGACGGGAGGTGGATATGTAGGCTTACATTCTGCCGCAGATACTGAATATGAATGGCCCTGGTACGGAAAACTGGTAGGCGCATATTTCGACGGCCATCCCGGTAACCCCAACGTACGTGAGGCTACCCTGCATGTAGTGGATGCTAATCATCCATCCACCGAGGCTCTTCCCACTGACTGGGAAAGGTCTGATGAATGGTACAATTATAAAGATATCAATACTGAGCAGAATAAAGATCTGATCATGCTGGATGAGACTACTTATGAAGGAGGTACCAACGGTGACTATCACCCAATCGCATGGTATAAAGACTTTGATGGAGGTCGTGCCTTCTATACGGGTTCCGGACATACTGATGAGTCCTTCTCCGACCCTATGTTCCTGCAACATCTTATGGGCGGCATCCGTTACGCAATGGGCAGTGCTGATATGTAG
- a CDS encoding Gfo/Idh/MocA family protein encodes MKQINWGIIGVGDVAELKSGPAFQKAEGSNLLAVMRRNAEKAKDFADRHQVPHWYDDAEKLIANPEINAIYVATPPSSHEGYAIQALRAGKDVYLEKPMAPSLAACDRIIEEVEKSGKKLSVAHYRRALPAFMKVKALLDAGAIGDVRFAQIQIFQPAKSKIIAQTESNWRVQPDISGGGLFHDIAPHQMDLMYHYFGKPLGISGYSTNQAGMYPADDIVSAEIRFPKGVIFKGLWSFACPESAEREGCEIVGSKGSITFSFYGEKIHLNTDKKETFTFENPENIQLPMIKKVNHFFRGEGKNPCAAEEGRLVMKMLNTATSKKQS; translated from the coding sequence GTGAAACAGATTAACTGGGGAATTATTGGCGTAGGCGATGTCGCTGAACTAAAAAGTGGACCGGCCTTCCAGAAAGCTGAAGGGTCTAATCTACTGGCTGTGATGCGTAGGAATGCCGAAAAAGCCAAAGATTTTGCTGACCGCCATCAGGTGCCACATTGGTATGACGATGCTGAAAAGCTGATTGCTAATCCTGAGATCAATGCAATTTATGTGGCGACACCCCCTTCTTCCCATGAAGGTTATGCCATTCAGGCACTGCGCGCCGGTAAAGATGTGTATCTGGAAAAGCCCATGGCACCTAGCTTAGCGGCTTGTGACAGAATCATTGAGGAAGTAGAGAAAAGCGGAAAAAAGCTGTCTGTAGCTCATTACCGCCGGGCACTCCCTGCTTTTATGAAGGTCAAAGCACTCCTGGATGCGGGGGCTATCGGAGACGTCCGTTTTGCCCAGATTCAGATTTTTCAGCCTGCCAAAAGTAAAATCATCGCTCAGACTGAAAGCAACTGGAGAGTACAACCTGACATATCAGGGGGTGGACTTTTTCATGATATTGCTCCTCATCAGATGGATCTCATGTACCACTACTTCGGAAAACCCCTTGGCATAAGCGGTTATTCAACGAACCAGGCGGGGATGTATCCGGCAGACGATATCGTTTCAGCAGAGATACGCTTTCCTAAAGGTGTTATATTCAAGGGATTATGGTCTTTTGCGTGTCCTGAATCAGCTGAAAGAGAAGGCTGTGAGATCGTGGGTTCGAAAGGTAGTATCACCTTTTCATTTTATGGTGAGAAAATTCACCTCAACACCGACAAGAAAGAAACGTTTACCTTTGAGAATCCGGAAAATATTCAGCTGCCTATGATCAAAAAAGTTAATCACTTCTTTCGCGGAGAAGGTAAAAACCCCTGTGCTGCGGAAGAAGGTAGATTAGTCATGAAGATGCTGAATACTGCTACTTCAAAAAAACAATCATAA
- a CDS encoding mechanosensitive ion channel family protein gives MDQFFTDEFWQKVYERSSSWVIETVPALLLIFVLLFISLALYRFLVGKIKKIILKRTQASHHESKDEKEKRVNTLINILRQAGGIVIWIIFILILLREVNLDIGPILASAGIVGLAVGFGAQELVRDFISGFFMLLENQVRAGDVAVINGQGGLVEEIALRTITLRDFSGVVHIFQNGKINTLANMTKDWSASVFDVGVAYKENTDRVKEVMMKVGNEMNRDDAFKDLINEPLEIFGVDAWGDSAVVIKARFKTKPGKQWTVGREYKGRLKKAFDQEGIEIPFPHRTIYWGDEINPLKLKMDNQEKQADKEKEKE, from the coding sequence ATGGACCAGTTTTTTACGGATGAATTTTGGCAAAAAGTGTATGAAAGAAGCAGCAGCTGGGTAATTGAAACGGTACCCGCACTTCTTTTGATCTTTGTTTTACTATTCATTTCCCTGGCGCTGTATCGTTTTTTGGTAGGCAAAATTAAAAAAATCATCCTTAAGCGTACTCAGGCCAGTCACCACGAGAGCAAAGATGAAAAAGAAAAAAGAGTCAATACGCTAATCAACATCCTGCGTCAGGCAGGAGGTATAGTGATCTGGATTATATTCATTCTGATACTACTTAGAGAAGTTAATCTGGATATTGGCCCTATTCTGGCAAGTGCCGGTATTGTAGGCCTGGCAGTAGGTTTTGGTGCACAGGAACTCGTAAGGGATTTCATATCCGGTTTTTTTATGTTGCTGGAAAATCAGGTACGTGCCGGTGATGTTGCTGTGATCAATGGACAAGGTGGTTTGGTAGAAGAAATTGCTTTGAGAACCATCACTCTGAGAGACTTTTCAGGAGTAGTACACATCTTTCAAAATGGTAAAATTAATACCCTGGCTAATATGACCAAAGATTGGTCTGCTTCGGTCTTTGATGTTGGTGTAGCTTACAAAGAAAATACCGACCGGGTGAAGGAAGTGATGATGAAGGTTGGCAATGAAATGAATAGAGATGATGCTTTTAAAGACCTTATCAATGAACCCCTGGAAATATTTGGCGTGGATGCCTGGGGGGATAGTGCTGTGGTCATTAAAGCGCGCTTCAAGACTAAGCCGGGCAAGCAGTGGACAGTAGGCAGGGAGTATAAAGGAAGGCTGAAGAAAGCTTTTGATCAGGAAGGCATTGAAATACCGTTCCCTCACCGAACTATCTATTGGGGGGACGAGATTAACCCGCTCAAACTTAAAATGGACAATCAGGAAAAACAGGCTGATAAGGAGAAAGAAAAAGAATAG
- a CDS encoding DnaJ C-terminal domain-containing protein, with protein sequence MDYKDYYKILGVEKSATQDAIKKAYRKLAVKYHPDKNPDDKSAEDKFKDIAEAYEVLKDPEKRKRYDELGANWKHYQQYGPDPGWSNFGGRPQGSSVHFEGDLNDLFGNGGFSDFFESFFGGVGGNRSGGRTQRDPYGYQQAMKGQDLEAKISISLEEAYHGATHLIHVNGQKIRMKLKPGLEDGKTLRIKGKGAPSPHGGPSGDLYLHVNVKSSKNFERKGDDLYADLNVDLYTAVLGGKVQVDTLKGKINVPIEAGTENGKVLRLKGLGMPHYEQPQRKGNLYAKVQVQLPKNLSEEEKELFQKLKQVREGKASYA encoded by the coding sequence ATGGATTATAAAGACTATTATAAAATACTTGGGGTTGAGAAAAGTGCCACGCAGGATGCTATTAAGAAAGCGTATCGAAAGCTGGCAGTAAAGTACCACCCCGACAAGAACCCGGATGATAAGTCTGCGGAAGATAAATTTAAAGATATTGCTGAAGCCTATGAAGTACTAAAAGACCCGGAAAAACGTAAGCGGTATGATGAACTGGGGGCAAACTGGAAACACTATCAGCAGTATGGACCTGATCCCGGCTGGTCAAATTTTGGAGGCAGACCACAAGGATCCAGCGTACATTTTGAAGGTGACCTGAATGACCTCTTCGGCAATGGTGGTTTCTCTGACTTCTTTGAAAGTTTTTTTGGGGGGGTCGGAGGAAATCGTAGCGGAGGTCGCACCCAGCGTGACCCTTATGGTTACCAGCAGGCAATGAAAGGACAAGACCTGGAGGCTAAGATCAGTATCAGCCTGGAAGAAGCATATCATGGCGCTACGCATCTGATCCATGTAAACGGCCAGAAAATCAGGATGAAACTGAAGCCTGGCCTGGAAGATGGTAAAACTTTGAGGATCAAAGGAAAGGGTGCACCAAGCCCCCATGGAGGTCCATCAGGAGATCTGTACTTGCACGTTAATGTAAAGTCCAGCAAAAACTTTGAAAGAAAAGGAGACGACCTCTATGCCGACCTCAATGTAGACCTTTATACAGCTGTCTTAGGAGGTAAAGTACAGGTTGATACGCTTAAAGGTAAAATTAATGTTCCCATTGAGGCAGGAACAGAAAATGGAAAAGTGCTTAGGCTAAAAGGGTTGGGCATGCCACATTACGAACAACCTCAGAGAAAGGGTAATTTGTATGCAAAAGTACAGGTGCAGCTACCCAAAAACCTAAGTGAAGAAGAGAAAGAACTCTTCCAAAAACTAAAACAGGTCAGAGAGGGCAAAGCAAGTTATGCTTAG
- a CDS encoding sugar phosphate isomerase/epimerase family protein → MQLGISSYTYTWSVGVPGNLPQKRLDAFGLIDKAKQVGVPLVQIADNLSLHSLSMVQLGALARHASGSEIALEVGTRGLTEENFYVYLNIAKKLQSPILRMVVDTQDYYPAVEEIISIVKDFVPALKDRNITLAIENHDRFKAREFAQIIEGVGSEYVGICLDSVNSMGAGEGIETVVNILGPYTVNLHIKDFIVERVHHMMGFTIEGKPAGQGMLPIEDMVKTLSTYKRCESAILELWTPPEKELEQTMAKEENWTKESVTYLKDLFRNIKK, encoded by the coding sequence ATGCAACTTGGAATCAGTTCATATACCTATACCTGGTCGGTGGGTGTGCCGGGTAATCTGCCGCAAAAAAGACTGGATGCCTTTGGCTTAATAGACAAAGCAAAGCAAGTTGGCGTTCCTCTGGTTCAGATCGCCGATAACCTTTCATTGCATAGCTTGTCTATGGTACAGTTAGGTGCACTTGCTAGGCATGCTTCCGGCTCTGAGATAGCTTTGGAGGTGGGTACACGAGGACTAACAGAGGAAAATTTCTATGTTTATCTTAACATAGCAAAAAAGCTACAATCCCCCATTTTAAGGATGGTAGTGGACACTCAGGATTATTATCCGGCTGTAGAGGAGATTATATCCATCGTTAAAGATTTCGTTCCTGCTTTAAAAGATAGAAATATCACTCTTGCTATAGAAAACCACGACCGATTTAAAGCCCGGGAGTTTGCTCAGATAATAGAAGGAGTTGGTAGCGAGTATGTAGGCATCTGTCTGGATTCAGTAAACTCTATGGGCGCTGGTGAAGGAATTGAGACTGTGGTAAACATCCTGGGGCCATATACAGTCAATTTGCATATCAAAGACTTTATTGTGGAGCGGGTGCATCATATGATGGGCTTCACCATTGAAGGTAAACCGGCAGGGCAGGGTATGCTGCCTATAGAGGATATGGTTAAGACCCTAAGTACCTATAAAAGATGTGAGAGCGCAATCCTGGAACTGTGGACCCCTCCTGAAAAAGAATTGGAACAGACCATGGCCAAAGAAGAAAACTGGACCAAAGAGAGTGTGACTTACCTCAAAGACTTGTTTAGGAATATCAAAAAATAA
- a CDS encoding DUF3140 domain-containing protein, whose translation MKEEEKEDTYQEFKDVVNMSPSELEEWLDTEESKSVGADSGDGEAVGHKSGRKIIDIKRTNKDQLTGSQYQHMQKVVGYVNRHLAQKPKSDIEDSKWRYSLMNWGHDPLKKDR comes from the coding sequence ATGAAAGAAGAGGAAAAAGAAGATACATATCAGGAGTTCAAGGATGTAGTAAATATGTCACCTTCTGAGTTAGAAGAATGGCTGGACACTGAAGAATCCAAATCAGTAGGAGCGGATAGTGGAGATGGAGAGGCAGTAGGCCACAAATCTGGCAGAAAGATTATTGATATTAAACGCACTAATAAAGATCAGCTTACAGGCAGCCAGTACCAGCATATGCAAAAGGTAGTAGGCTATGTCAATCGTCATCTGGCTCAAAAACCCAAGAGTGATATTGAAGACAGCAAATGGCGCTACAGCCTGATGAACTGGGGGCATGATCCACTAAAAAAGGATCGATAA
- a CDS encoding universal stress protein, whose amino-acid sequence MEKILVPTDFSENSELALQYAIDLGLKDKAKLILFNDAIKAEEVENSDNGLKNTLDNINSKHNTASELTIESRSETGPVMEGFNKMLKEDKYDLISMLTHDDDKLDFNVGSISTKIAQKGKASSILIPENNSYQPIKNILVVNDFTDARTDVPAFKHLGSLLKKIDAKAYLLQTKYQQAKTASSDDPSSVMGDFKPEQTEQSTFDTYKELISQITEHVEKYKIQMIFLPSIQAIFEKIFVGNLGRKIALDAKIPVYIYF is encoded by the coding sequence ATGGAAAAAATTTTAGTGCCTACCGACTTTTCAGAAAATTCAGAACTGGCATTGCAATACGCCATTGACCTAGGTCTTAAAGACAAGGCAAAACTGATTCTTTTTAATGATGCTATCAAAGCAGAAGAAGTAGAAAATTCTGATAATGGTCTGAAAAATACTCTGGACAATATCAACAGCAAACACAATACTGCCAGTGAGCTTACGATTGAGTCCAGGTCAGAGACCGGGCCGGTGATGGAGGGTTTTAACAAAATGCTTAAAGAAGATAAATATGATTTGATCAGCATGCTTACTCACGATGATGATAAGCTAGATTTTAACGTAGGGAGTATTTCAACAAAAATAGCACAAAAGGGAAAAGCTTCTTCCATCCTCATTCCTGAGAATAATAGCTATCAGCCGATAAAGAATATATTAGTAGTCAACGACTTTACTGATGCTCGCACAGATGTGCCTGCCTTTAAACATTTGGGCTCACTTTTAAAGAAAATTGATGCCAAGGCCTATCTTCTTCAGACAAAATATCAACAAGCTAAAACAGCTTCATCTGACGATCCATCTTCTGTAATGGGTGACTTTAAGCCAGAACAAACAGAGCAGTCTACTTTTGATACCTACAAAGAACTGATCAGCCAGATCACTGAGCATGTAGAGAAATACAAAATACAGATGATATTTTTGCCCAGCATTCAGGCTATTTTTGAAAAAATATTTGTAGGTAATCTGGGTCGTAAAATTGCTTTAGATGCTAAAATACCTGTATACATCTATTTTTAG